The following are encoded together in the Zingiber officinale cultivar Zhangliang chromosome 8A, Zo_v1.1, whole genome shotgun sequence genome:
- the LOC122012458 gene encoding CTP synthase 1-like isoform X2, with translation MKYVLVTGGVVSGLGKGVTASSIGVLLKACGLRVTSIKIDPYLNTDAGTMSPFEHGEVFVLDDGGEVDLDLGNYERFLDVKLTRDNNITTGKIYQHVINRERRGDYLGKTVQVVPHITDAIQEWIERVAMIPVDGKDEPADVCIIELGGTIGDIESMPFIEALGQFSYRVGPGNFCLVHVSLVPVLKSVGEPTKPTQHSVRGLRGLGLVPHILACRCEKPLEVNVKEKLSLFCHVPVANIITLHDVTNIWHIPLILREQKAHEAILKLLNLQGCTKEPLLAGWMDRAKLCDRLHEPVKIAIVGKYTGLPDSYLSILKALLHASVECRKKLVINWVPSSDLEETSAEETPDAYKTAWRCLKSADGILVPGGFGDRGVEGKILAAKYARVNKVPYLGICLGMQIAVIEYARSVMNLREANSTEFDPDTTTPVVVFMPEGSKTHMGGTMRLGSRRTYFDVADCKSAKLYGKASFVDERHRHRYEVNPEMITEFEEAGLAFVGKDETRRRMEIIELPTHPYFVGVQFHPEFKSRPGKPSAVFLGLIAASCGRLDLWLQAAGQPSNLRTHASINGFPKIHQNGSSLKKSSKSLLNGNFHSNGNGVHV, from the exons ATGAAGTACGTGTTGGTGACGGGCGGAGTGGTGAGTGGGTTGGGGAAAGGTGTGACGGCCAGCAGCATCGGCGTCCTCCTCAAGGCCTGCGGTCTCCGCGTTACCTCCATTAAGATCG ATCCTTATCTAAACACTGATGCCGGGACCATGTCTCCGTTCGAGCATGGGGAAGTCTTCGTGTTAGATGATGGTGGAGAG GTGGACTTGGATCTAGGAAACTATGAACGCTTCCTGGACGTCAAGTTAACTCGTGACAACAATATTACAACTGGCAAAATCTATCAG CATGTCATTAACAGAGAGAGGAGGGGGGATTACTTGGGAAAAACAGTTCAG GTTGTGCCGCATATTACAGATGCCATTCAAGAATGGATTGAACGTGTGGCAATGATACCGGTGGATGGTAAAGATGAACCAGCCGATGTTTGTATTATAGAATTGGGCGGAACTATAG GAGACATCGAATCAATGCCATTTATTGAAGCTTTGGGTCAATTCTCTTACCGTGTAG GGCCTGGTAATTTCTGTCTGGTCCATGTCAGTCTCGTACCAGTTCTCAAATCAGTGGGAGAGCCG ACTAAACCAACTCAACATAGTGTTAGGGGATTACGAGGACTTGGGCTAGTACCACATATTTTAGCTTGCCGCTGTGAGAAG CCCCTTGAAGTAAATGTTAAAGAAAAACTCTCGCTTTTTTGCCACGTTCCA GTGGCAAATATTATTACTCTCCATGATGTTACAAACATCTGGCACATTCCATTGATTTTGAGG GAGCAAAAGGCACACGAAGCTATTTTGAAGCTATTAAACCTTCAAGG ATGCACTAAGGAACCTCTGCTGGCAGGATGGATGGATAGAGCTAAACTCTGTGATAGGTTGCATGAGCCT GTGAAGATCGCTATTGTGGGAAAATACACTGGTCTTCCTGATTCTTATCTCTCTATACTGAAG GCTCTTTTGCATGCTTCCGTTGAATGTCGGAAAAAACTTGTCATAAATTGGGTCCCCTCATCTGATCTTGAAGAAACTTCTGCTGAAGAG ACACCAGATGCATACAAAACAGCATGGAGGTGTTTGAAA AGTGCAGATGGCATATTAGTACCAGGAGGTTTCGGAGATCGAGGGGTGGAGGGGAAAATTCTTGCGGCTAAATATGCCCGTGTAAACAAAGTTCCATATCTCGGTATTTGTCTCGGGATGCAGATTGCTGTCATAGAATATGCtcgctcagtaatgaacttgagAGAGGCAAATAGCACAGAGTTTGATCCTGATACAACTACTCCTGTTGTTGTTTTTATGCCAGAG GGCTCGAAAACTCACATGGGGGGTACAATGAGACTTGGATCAAGGAGAACTTATTTTGATGTTGCTGATTGCAAATCTGCAAAGCT GTATGGAAAAGCAAGCTTTGTCGACGAAAGGCATCGACACAGATACGAG GTTAATCCCGAAATGATTACAGAATTCGAAGAAGCTGGACTTGCTTTTGTTGGTAAAGACGAGACAAGGAGACGAATGGAG ATTATTGAGCTGCCTACTCATCCTTACTTTGTCGGTGTGCAATTTCACCCAGAATTCAAGTCTAGACCAGGGAAACCCTCTGCAGTTTTCCTAG GTTTGATAGCAGCATCATGCGGGCGGCTAGATCTTTGGTTGCAAGCTGCTGGTCAACCGAGCAACTTAAGAACTCATGCTTCCATTAATGGTTTCCCCAAGATCCACCAAAATGGGAGCAGCTTGAAGAAATCTTCTAAAAGTCTGCTTAATGGAAATTTCCACTCCAATGGAAACGGCGTGCATGTCTGA
- the LOC122012458 gene encoding CTP synthase 1-like isoform X1, producing the protein MKYVLVTGGVVSGLGKGVTASSIGVLLKACGLRVTSIKIDPYLNTDAGTMSPFEHGEVFVLDDGGEVDLDLGNYERFLDVKLTRDNNITTGKIYQHVINRERRGDYLGKTVQVVPHITDAIQEWIERVAMIPVDGKDEPADVCIIELGGTIGDIESMPFIEALGQFSYRVGPGNFCLVHVSLVPVLKSVGEPKTKPTQHSVRGLRGLGLVPHILACRCEKPLEVNVKEKLSLFCHVPVANIITLHDVTNIWHIPLILREQKAHEAILKLLNLQGCTKEPLLAGWMDRAKLCDRLHEPVKIAIVGKYTGLPDSYLSILKALLHASVECRKKLVINWVPSSDLEETSAEETPDAYKTAWRCLKSADGILVPGGFGDRGVEGKILAAKYARVNKVPYLGICLGMQIAVIEYARSVMNLREANSTEFDPDTTTPVVVFMPEGSKTHMGGTMRLGSRRTYFDVADCKSAKLYGKASFVDERHRHRYEVNPEMITEFEEAGLAFVGKDETRRRMEIIELPTHPYFVGVQFHPEFKSRPGKPSAVFLGLIAASCGRLDLWLQAAGQPSNLRTHASINGFPKIHQNGSSLKKSSKSLLNGNFHSNGNGVHV; encoded by the exons ATGAAGTACGTGTTGGTGACGGGCGGAGTGGTGAGTGGGTTGGGGAAAGGTGTGACGGCCAGCAGCATCGGCGTCCTCCTCAAGGCCTGCGGTCTCCGCGTTACCTCCATTAAGATCG ATCCTTATCTAAACACTGATGCCGGGACCATGTCTCCGTTCGAGCATGGGGAAGTCTTCGTGTTAGATGATGGTGGAGAG GTGGACTTGGATCTAGGAAACTATGAACGCTTCCTGGACGTCAAGTTAACTCGTGACAACAATATTACAACTGGCAAAATCTATCAG CATGTCATTAACAGAGAGAGGAGGGGGGATTACTTGGGAAAAACAGTTCAG GTTGTGCCGCATATTACAGATGCCATTCAAGAATGGATTGAACGTGTGGCAATGATACCGGTGGATGGTAAAGATGAACCAGCCGATGTTTGTATTATAGAATTGGGCGGAACTATAG GAGACATCGAATCAATGCCATTTATTGAAGCTTTGGGTCAATTCTCTTACCGTGTAG GGCCTGGTAATTTCTGTCTGGTCCATGTCAGTCTCGTACCAGTTCTCAAATCAGTGGGAGAGCCG AAGACTAAACCAACTCAACATAGTGTTAGGGGATTACGAGGACTTGGGCTAGTACCACATATTTTAGCTTGCCGCTGTGAGAAG CCCCTTGAAGTAAATGTTAAAGAAAAACTCTCGCTTTTTTGCCACGTTCCA GTGGCAAATATTATTACTCTCCATGATGTTACAAACATCTGGCACATTCCATTGATTTTGAGG GAGCAAAAGGCACACGAAGCTATTTTGAAGCTATTAAACCTTCAAGG ATGCACTAAGGAACCTCTGCTGGCAGGATGGATGGATAGAGCTAAACTCTGTGATAGGTTGCATGAGCCT GTGAAGATCGCTATTGTGGGAAAATACACTGGTCTTCCTGATTCTTATCTCTCTATACTGAAG GCTCTTTTGCATGCTTCCGTTGAATGTCGGAAAAAACTTGTCATAAATTGGGTCCCCTCATCTGATCTTGAAGAAACTTCTGCTGAAGAG ACACCAGATGCATACAAAACAGCATGGAGGTGTTTGAAA AGTGCAGATGGCATATTAGTACCAGGAGGTTTCGGAGATCGAGGGGTGGAGGGGAAAATTCTTGCGGCTAAATATGCCCGTGTAAACAAAGTTCCATATCTCGGTATTTGTCTCGGGATGCAGATTGCTGTCATAGAATATGCtcgctcagtaatgaacttgagAGAGGCAAATAGCACAGAGTTTGATCCTGATACAACTACTCCTGTTGTTGTTTTTATGCCAGAG GGCTCGAAAACTCACATGGGGGGTACAATGAGACTTGGATCAAGGAGAACTTATTTTGATGTTGCTGATTGCAAATCTGCAAAGCT GTATGGAAAAGCAAGCTTTGTCGACGAAAGGCATCGACACAGATACGAG GTTAATCCCGAAATGATTACAGAATTCGAAGAAGCTGGACTTGCTTTTGTTGGTAAAGACGAGACAAGGAGACGAATGGAG ATTATTGAGCTGCCTACTCATCCTTACTTTGTCGGTGTGCAATTTCACCCAGAATTCAAGTCTAGACCAGGGAAACCCTCTGCAGTTTTCCTAG GTTTGATAGCAGCATCATGCGGGCGGCTAGATCTTTGGTTGCAAGCTGCTGGTCAACCGAGCAACTTAAGAACTCATGCTTCCATTAATGGTTTCCCCAAGATCCACCAAAATGGGAGCAGCTTGAAGAAATCTTCTAAAAGTCTGCTTAATGGAAATTTCCACTCCAATGGAAACGGCGTGCATGTCTGA